One window of Candidatus Mycobacterium wuenschmannii genomic DNA carries:
- a CDS encoding PaaI family thioesterase — MTESPEALDPEYDHHGGFPEYGAASPGPGFGRFVAAMRRVQDLAVSADPSDDLWNDAAAHAEALAEQLAPFKAGEGQAPAGRSPQLPGMGSLLLPPWTMSRYDPDGVEMRGHFSRFHVGGNGAVHGGVLPLLFDHVFGMVVHAAGRPISRTGFLHVDYRKITPIDAPLVVRGHVAATEGRKAFVRGELLDGETLLAEANGLMIRLLPGQP, encoded by the coding sequence ATGACGGAGTCGCCCGAAGCGCTGGACCCCGAGTACGACCATCACGGCGGCTTCCCGGAATACGGCGCCGCCAGCCCGGGCCCGGGCTTCGGCCGCTTCGTCGCGGCCATGCGTCGGGTGCAAGATCTCGCGGTGTCCGCTGATCCCAGCGACGACCTCTGGAATGACGCGGCCGCGCACGCCGAGGCGTTGGCCGAGCAACTTGCGCCGTTCAAGGCCGGTGAGGGACAGGCCCCGGCCGGCCGGTCGCCGCAACTGCCCGGGATGGGCAGCCTGCTGCTGCCGCCCTGGACGATGAGCCGCTACGACCCCGACGGCGTCGAGATGCGCGGCCATTTCAGCCGATTCCACGTCGGCGGCAACGGCGCGGTTCACGGCGGCGTGCTGCCGCTGCTGTTCGACCACGTCTTCGGCATGGTCGTGCACGCGGCCGGCCGGCCGATCAGCCGCACCGGCTTCCTGCACGTCGACTACCGCAAGATCACGCCGATCGACGCGCCGCTGGTAGTCCGCGGCCACGTGGCCGCAACCGAGGGGCGCAAGGCATTCGTGCGCGGCGAACTGCTCGACGGCGAGACGCTGTTGGCCGAGGCCAACGGCCTGATGATCCGGTTGCTGCCCGGC